In Pseudobythopirellula maris, the genomic stretch ATCGCCCGCGGCCTGCTCGGCGTGGGCGCCGCCCTGTTCGTGCTGGCCCACCCCGCGTTGGTCGGGGTGGTGGGCGTCACGACGCTTGTCCTGCTGCTCGCGATCCAGTCGATCGTTGCGGGCGTGCTGGAGATCGTCGCCGCGGTCCGCGAACGCAATCAGATCGAGGGCGAGTGGTGGCTGATCCTCGGCGGGGTCCTGTCGGTCGTATTCGGCGGCATCTTGCTGTCGCGCCCCGTGCTCGCCGGCGCGCTGCTGATCCAGGTGCTCGGTGCGTTCGCCATCGTGGGCGGCGTCGCGTTGGTCGTCGCCTCTTTGCGTCTGCGATCTTTCGGCAAGCGCCAGCAAGTGTAACGCCGTCCAACCGCTGTCAGTACGAAACGAGCATCCCGGTTCTTTCGAGAACCGGTTTTGCAGCGGGCTAGTCGTCGAGGGCGTTACGGATTTTGTCTAAACGGCTGGATCCAGATTTAAGAACCTGGGGCGCCGCCGCTACAATCTCTCTATGCCGCTCCCCCGCCGAGACGAAGTCCACCCCTCCGACCATGCCACCCGGGCGTTGCTGGTCTCTTACCAGACCGTCCGCCGTGCGATCGGCATGACGGGGCTGCTGCTGCCGCTGGCCCTGTGGCCGCTGGGCTGGCTGCTGTTTGGCGTCGAGGTGCAAGACAACATGAGCGGCTACTACCACACGCCGATGCGCGACGTGTTCGTCGGCGCCCTGTCGGCTATCGGAGTGTTCCTCTTCTGCTACGAGGGGAACGACTGGGTCGAGGACTGGACGGCCAACCTGGGGTGCGTCTCGGCGATCGGCGTGGCTCTCTTGCCGCTCGACGAGGGGAAGGACCCGCTCGATCATCAGTCGCTGGTCGGCTACGCCCACATGGCCTTCGGCGCCATGTTCTTCCTCACGCTGGCGTTCTACTCGCTCTACCACTTTCCGAGTTGGAAGTGGAAAGCCCACGAGGAGGCGCCGCACGAAGACGAGCGGAACCTCGTCTATTGGGCCAGCGGCCTCGCGATCCTCGGCAGCATGGCGGCGATGGGCGTTTACCTGGTGCTGCCCGCGAGCCTCAAGGCGCCGTTCAACCGCTACAACTTCATGTTCTGGATGGAGTGGGTCGCCGTGTGGGCGTTCGCCGCTGCGTGGCTGACTAAGGGCCGGGCGATCGTGGCCGACCTGGCGGTTGAGGTGCTCGCCCTGCCGACCGAAGCGCTCAAACGACGCGTGCGGCGCCACTGAGCCCGATCGATCGCCTGTGGGAAACGGGCGCCATCGCACGAAAAAAGCCGGGCCCCTCGCGGGACCCGGCTTTGTATCTATCCGATTGAAGCGTCCCAGGCTCACGCCTCGGCGGTCTCTTCCTTCTTCTCGTCACCGCCCTCGGCGTCGGCGATCGCGGCGCGACGGCTGAGCTTCACGCGGTCTTGCTCGTCGACGGCGATCACCTTGACCTCCATCGGATCGCCAACCTTGCAGATGTCGCCGACCGAACCGACGTAGTCGTTCGACAGCTCGCTGATGTGGCAGAGGCCGTCCTTGCCGGGGAGGATCTCGACGAATGCGCCGAAGTCCTTGACGCTGGTGACCTTGCCCTGGTAGACGCGGCCGACTTGCACCTTGGCGGTGAGCGCCTCGACGCGGCCGAGGCCTTGGGTAACGGTCGCCTCGTCCGGGCCGGCGATCGTGATCGTGCCGTCCTCTTCCACGTCGATCTGCACGCCGCAGTCTTCCTGGATGCCACGGATCGTCTTGCCGCCCGGGCCGATCAGCAAGCCGATCTTCTCCGGGTTGATGCTCGTGCGCACGAGACGCGGGGCGCTGTCGGAGGTCGACTCACGCGGACGCGTGATGGCCGAGAGCATGCTGCGGAGGATCTCGATCCGTGCCTCGCGGCTCTGGGCGAGCGTGGCGCGAATGATCTCTTCGCTGATGCCCATGATCTTCAGGTCGAGCTGGATGCCCGTGATGCCGTTCTGCGTGCCGGCGATCTTGAAGTCCATGTCGCCGAAGTGGTCCTCGTCGCCGAGGATGTCGGTCAGCAGGGTCCAGTCGTCGCCTTCCTTCACGAGGCCGACCGAGATGCCGGCGACCGGGTTGGAGATCGGCACCCCGGCGGCCATCAGGCCCAAGGTGGCGCCACAGACGCTCGCCATCGAGCTCGAGCCGTTCGACTCCAAGATGTCGGAGATCACGCGGATCGTGTAGGGGAAGTCGTCGTGGTCCGGCAGCACGGGCCCGACGCTACGTTCGGCGAGCATGCCGTGGCCGATCTCACGCCGACCGGGGCCGCGGATCGGGCGGCACTCGCCGACCGAGAAGCTCGGGAAGTTGTAGTCGAGCATGAACCGCTTGGAGTACTCTTCCAGCAGACCGTCGACACGCTGCTCGTCGCGGCCGGTGCCCAGGGCGATCGTGATGAGCGACTGCGTCTCGCCACGCTGGAACAGGGCCGAGCCGTGAACGCGGGGCAGCAGGTCGACCTCGCAATGGATCGCCCGCAGGTCCTTGCCGCTGCGTCCGTCGGGACGCTTGCCCTCAAGGATGCTCTCGCGGATGACGCGGGCCTCGAGGTCGTGGAACGCGGTCTTGAAGGAGCCCATCGTGTAGGCCCCCTCGGCGTCGGGGTCGGGGATGAACTCGGCGAGGGCGGCCGTCTTGATCGCCTTGACGGCGTCGGCGCGGTCCTGCTTGCCCTCGGTCTGCTTGGCCGCCTTCAGGTCGGCGTGGTACTTCTCGGCGAGCTTGTCGAGCAGGCCGTCGCTCTCGGGCGGCGTGTAGGGCGCCTTCTCAACGCCCATCTTCTCGGCCAGCTCGTTCTGCATCTCGCAGAGTTCGCCGATGAAGCGGTGCGCTTCCATGAGCGCCTCGGTCATCTCGTCCTCGGGCATCTCGCGGGCGAAGCCCTCGATCATGAGGATCGCGTCCTTCGTGCCCGAGACGATCAGGTCGAGCTCGCTGAACTCCAGCTCGTCGGCCGTGGGGAAGGGGATCAGCTTGCCGTCGACCTTGCCGATGCGGATCGAGCCCAGCGGGCCCTCGAACGGCATGGGCGAGATAACCAGCGAGGCCGAAGCGCCGTTCATGGCCAGCACGTCGCCGTCGTTCTGGCGATCGCTCGCCATGACGAAGTTCTGGATCTGAACCTCGTCCTGGAATCCCTCGGTGAACATCGGGCGGATCGGACGGTCGATCAGGCGGGCGGTGAGCGTTTCCTTGGTGGTGGGCCGGCCCTCACGCTTGAGGAAGCCGCCCGGGAACTTGCCCGCCGCGGCGTGCCGCTCGCGGTAGTCGCACATCAGCGGGAAGAAGTCGATGCCGGGCCGCGGGTCGCTCGTGGCGGCGGCGCTCAGCACCACCGTCTCGCCGAGTTGCACGGTGACACAGCCGGCGGCCTGCTTGGCGAGGGCGCCCGACTCCATGATGATCGTCTTATCGCCAATTTGCTTCTCTACGCGGGTTCTTTCCAACATGCTTCTCTCGAGTTCTTTCTTGGGTTTAGACGCCGATGCGGCGGTCGCCGAGACGCGCGACACGAAGGAGGGGGCGACGGACGGCTCACTAAACGAGCCGTCGGGCGTGAGACCCAGGCCACAAGGGCCGTGCCGTGGAGAACGAGGGCGCCGACAGAACCAAACGCTAAGGACAACGCGACTCACGAGCGAGACGCGTGGTGGGGAAGAGTGAGCCACGTGAAGCCGCGAAGCGTCGGTCATCGACGCCGCTGCGGACCACCTGGGTGGGCTCTTTGGGTTGGCCGTGTGGGGGCGAAGCCGGATGAAACCGGCGCCGACCGCAAGGGCGGTGCAAGGGTTACTTGCGGATGCCCAATCGCTTCAGCAGGTCGATGTAGAGCTGCGGGTTCTTTCCCTTGACATAGTCGAGCAACCGGCGACGCCGGCTCACCATCCGCAGCAATCCGCGGCGGCTGGAGTGGTCCTTGCTGTGGACCTTCATGTGCTCGGTCATCTCGATGATGCGGCTGGTGAGCAGCGCGATCTGGACCTCGGGCGAACCGGTGTCGGTAGCCTCACGCCCAAATTCTTGAACCAGCTGTTCTGTCTGCTCAGTCTTCAATGGCATCTTTAGATCCGTTTCCCGCGTGTCTGTGTCGTATCCTGCCGGGCGCTCGGCTAGTTGATTCCCTGGTGCTTCCCCTGTCAGACGGGCGTTCTTCCCGTTGGGTCTCGGCACTCCGAGAGGGTGGGGGAAGCAACCGACCAACAATCCTTGGTTGGGTTTTTGGGGCCCCGATCTACGCGGGGTGGGTGTCGCCTGCTCCTTCGGTCGCGAGCCCCAACAGCCCCAACAGGGGGCTTTGCCGGACGGCTGGCGAACACAAAACCTAACGTTAGTTTCCGGTACGCTACTGTAAGCCCCGCAGTATACCGGCGCCTGTGGGCATTGCAATGGGATGCAAGGGCCTCTTTTCGCCAGAAATAGCCTCGAATCGCCGTACCCTGGGCAAATCAGGCGGGCCTGGCGCCCTTGGGGATGTCACGAAGCCGCACGACGTTCCAGGCAAGGCCGGTTTTCTCCATCGCCAGGATCACCCAGTAAGTGAAGTCGATCTCCCACCAGCGGTGCCCCTGGCTCGCGACCCGCTGGAAGGCGTGGTGGTTGTTGTGCCACCCCTCGCCGAACGCCAGCAAACCGACCCACCAGAGGTTCTTGCTGTCGTCCGAGGTCTCGTAGTTACGATAGCCCCACAGGTGGGTGGCCGAGTTGACCATCCACGTGACGTGCAGCACGTAAACCATCCGCACGCCGGTGCCCCACAGCAGCATGGAGAGGCCCGAACGCCAGCCGCCATCGAGTCCCATCCACTGGCCCCAGTAGCCCACGGCGTACAAGGCCAGCCCGAGCACGATGTGCGAGGGCAGGAACATCTTGTGGAGCAGCACCATCATGCGGTCCTTCATCAGGTCAGCCGCGTAACGGTTGAGCAATTCTTTGTGCCACTTCTGGCCGAGATTGGGCATGAACCACGTCATATGGCTCCACCACTTGCCGTCGCGCGGCGAGTGGGGATCGCCCTCTTTGTCGCTGAAGGCGTGGTGCTTGCGGTGGTTGGCCACCCAGGTCAGAGCCGAGCCCTCGCCCGACAAGCCGCCCACGAAGGCCAGTAGCCAGCGGATCGGCTTGTAGGTTTGGAAGCTCTTGTGCGTGAGCAGCCTGTGGTAACCCATGCAAACGCCCAGCGAACCGGTCATCACCGACAAGATGGCGCAGACCGCCAAGCCCTGCCAGCTGAAGTAAAACGGTGCGGCGATCGCAAAGACATGGACCATGCCAATCCAGATCACGGTGGGCCAGTCGAGCCCGCGACGCCACATGGCCCACGAGTTGGCGGGCGGCATGGGGGTGTCCATCGCCGTGCGGCGACGCGACTTGGGGGCCGGCTTGGCGCCTCCGCGGGGCGGCCGCGTTGGAGCCGGTGTCGTCAGGGTCGCGGGACCGGCGTCGGTCGTCAGCGGATCGGATTGGGGCGTGGCGTCAATCGACATCGCGGGGAGTCTCGTTCCGTGGGGAGAGCGGGAATGCCGTTGGGCGCCGCGGGAAAGAAGACCTTTTGCTAGGCAGGGGAGCAACGCTGGGTCGCGTTGCATGGGAGAGCTTGCCTGCTACGGCCTTAGAGAAAACTGGAGTGTTCTTGGGCGTCTGTTGGGTTCGCTTGGTTGCACTCTGCCTACTAGCGGCGCCAACACGCGGGCCAAAACGCCAAGTCGTGGCGAGTCAGAGCCCCCTTACCGTCGGGGTTTGCAAGCAAAGTTGTCAAGGGCGAGGCGACTCGCCGCCAACGGCGGTCAACCGCACAACCTGTGAGACAAGCTCTCAACAAGGTGTGCGCATGTCCCTCAACTTACTAGCGACTTAAAAACACCGCTACCCCAGACGCATCGCCGTCGGCAGTCCGCACAGCCAACGCCGCCCAGGTGGGTCATGGCGTAGGGGCAGGGTGGAAGCTCTCGATACGGACCCCAGAGCGGCCGAGTTCAGCGAAAACAGCCCCACGGTCGAGCGTTCGCCACACGCTAGCCCCCCGCATGGCGTAGCTTGCCCCCGCGTCGGCGGCCGATCGTTCACCGCTGCTGATCACGACCGCCTTGGGGCGGCACCATTCGGCCAAACCAGGCGGGTCGCTGTGGGGGCTTCCGTGGTGCGGCGCCAAAAGCACGTCGCAGGCGTACGGCTCCAGGCTCAAGAGCCTCTCAAGCCCTTCGCCCTCCAAATCGCCGGGCAGCAGCACACGGCGGCCGGCGTGCTCGACTCCGAGCACCAAGCTGTTGGCGTTGTCCGGCCCGAACACCCCCAGCCGGTCGGGGTGCAGCACCTCGACAACCGTCGCCCCGCCTTCGGTGTCGCCGAATCGCAGCCGGTCACCGAACTGGAGCTCGTGCAGCGACACGCCGTGGCGTTCGATCGCGACGCGCAGCTCCCGCAGCCCGGCGCCGCGTCGCGCTTCGACGGCGTCTTCGAACATCATCGGCGAGACATAGACGGCGCCAACTTCGAAACGCTCGAGCAGCGCCGGCAGAGCGTTGTAATGGTCGACATCGGCGTGCGAGAGCACGACGCCATCGAGCCGCGTGACGCCCCGCGACCATAACACCCCGGCGATCGTGCGAGCCGTTGCTTCCGGCGAGCCGAGCGAACCGGCGTCGCAGAGCAGGGCGCCGCCGCCGGGGGTCTCCACGAGTGTCGCGGCGCCGTGGCCGACCGCCACGAACGTGCAACGCAGATCCCCTGCAGGACCCAGGGCGGCGATGAGCGATGGCGCAAAGACCAGTGCGACCCACGCCAAGGCCGCCCGCGCCGTGAGGTTAGGCCCCCACGGCCGACGCCAAGCGGCGACCGCCAACGCCAGCAAGGCATACCACGCGACGGTCGCCGTGAATCCCAACCCAACCGTGTAGAAGCTGCTCCCCGGCGTCGCGGCGCCCGCCTCCACCGCCACGCGTAAGACGCCGAGGGCGTAGTCGCACAACCACGCCGGAATACTCACCAGCCAACCCATCCTCACCGAGCCCAGCCCAAGGCCCCCAAGCAAGGCGGTGACCAATCCGGTGGAAACCGACACGGCGGTCATCGGGAAGACCACCAGGCTCAGCGGCAGGGCAACCGGCGAGAGCAGGTGGAAGGTGTGGGCCAACAGCGGCGCCGAGACGACCCACACGACACATGTCGCCAGGAGCAGCGTTCCGGCCCATCGGCCGGCGCCGCGGAGCAACCTTTCGCCCGGCGAGCGGGTCGATTCGACGAGTCGCCTGATCGGTGACTTGGGGCGTCGTTCGCGATGAGCAACCACCGTTCCGAAACCGATGAGCGTAGCGGCGGCAAGGAAGCTGAGTTGAGCGCCCGGCTCGAACAACGCGGCCGGCTTGCCAACGAGCACCGCAAGCGCCGCCACGGCTAGCGACGCGGGACCGGTCGGCAGCCGACCCACCAGAGCCGCGACACAGGCGACCTCGACCAGAGCGGCAGCGCGGAGGGCAGGGGGCCGGCCTCCCGTGAACGCCGCGTACGCCGCCACGATCGCCATCACTCCCACCACGCCCGCCCAACGGGGCGCCAGGCCGGCCCTCACGGCGAACAGCAACCCGGCGGCGATCAGCCCCACGTGCAACCCCGAGACCACCAACACGTGGAGCGAACCGGTCCGGCGGAACGCATCACGTTGCTCCTCACCCACCGCGTTGCGGTCTCCCAGCAGCATCGCTCGCGCGAGCGCGGAGTTGGCTCCGGAGAGCCGCTCGTCGAACACACGACCCATCGCCGTACGCAACGAGCCAGGCCAATCGGCAGGCGTACGCCACGCTCCGCCGCCGTCGATCACGGCGACGCACTCGGGCGCCTCACAACGCAGGCGACAGAGCCGTCGCTCCCCCCGCTCGCTCTTGGCCCAGTCGTGCTGCTTCGGGTTGGCCGCCTGTCGCACTCGATCGAGTTGGCCGTAGACTCGCACGAGGTCACCAGGCTCGCCTTCGCTCCAAACTCCGTTGACGGTAAGCACCGCGGCGCCGCTCACGGGCCGCCATCGCACCCCATCGCGAAGCCGCACGACCTGCAGGGCGAGTCGGGTCCGTTCGCCAGCGGGAATCGCCCGCAGCGCGGTGGTGGGCGGCGCCGGCGAGTGCTCGGCCGGCGAGACGAGTCGCGCTTCAAGGCAGACCGGCGACGACGCCGGTCTGGCCCAACGCGCCAGCTCGTCTTCAGCAAAGAAACGCCATTGCGTGTGGGCCCAGGCGGCGCCCGCCAGCGCGATGCAGAGCAAGAGCGTGACGCCCGAGGCCCAGCATCGTCCTCGTCGCCACAACGCGAGCCAACCCCACCACACCGCCATCGCGGCTACAAAAGCAAGGACGCCCATCGGGGCCCAGCGGTCGGCCGCCGCACCGACCACCGCGGCCAACGCAACGAGGACGATCGGCTCGCCGAACGGCGTCGCCGCCCGACGGCGCTGCTCGAGCAGCGCAGGGGACCATGGGGCGACGCGCTGACGCGGCCACTCGGTCGGGGGCGAGCTGTGGTCGTCGGCGCGGCTCACAAGGCGACGCTATTAGGGGGGCGAAACGCCTCCAATGCCCGACCGGGGTCACACGGCCCGGAGCCAGCCCACCATGGCCTCGTCGACCGTCCAGGGTAGCAGATCGTCAGGCTCGCCGGGCGGCTCCGACGACAGGAAATCGCTCTCCAACGATTCAACCCCGTAGGCAGCAGTGGAAGCGGCCACGGCTGCCTCTAACAAGAGCAGGGATTGAGCGTCTGACGCCTCAGCGATGAACGAGGGCGTGACAGATTGTGTCACTGCTGCCCCCCGTTCTCTGGTCGCTAGCGATACGACGGCAGCAGCCTCTGTCTCGATCGCCGACCTCGCTGTGGGTGATACAGGCGAGTCCTCATCAGTAGTAGCGGGGCCAGTTTGGAAGGGGACGATTGCCGACGACTCAACCGTGGCCGGGGAAATGGTAGACGCGGCCGCACGGAGCGATTCGATCGTTGCGTAACTGTGGCCGTAGTTATCCACCCACACTTGGTGATCAGCCAGATCGACCCTGCGGTCGCCATTGCCGTCGGCGCCAGTCCAGGGGAGCAGCGGCTTGGCGGCGTCGGCCCAGATGGTGAAGTCCGCGCCGTCGACGCGGCCATCGCTGTTGAAATCGGCAGCCAGACCGGCGCCGGCTTGGCCGTACGAGTCGGCCCAAAGCGTCGCGTCGGCGTCGTCGACAAGGCCGTCAAGGTTGGCGTCGCCCGGCGTGCCGGGCACGGCTTCGGGCATGCTATCGAGCCACACATTGTAGTCGGCCCCGTCGACGACTCCATCGCGGTTGTAGTCGCCGGCGCCGGCGTGAGACTGGAAGAGCGCCTTGTCGGTCAGGCCCGACGCGAGCCAGTCGAGCTGCTGTGCATCGCTCCACATTGCGTCATCGAAAACGGCGAGTATCGGATTGATCGACGACACTGTTTGGCCATCGGCCGACGACCACTTGAACTCGTTCAATTGAAGATCGAGCTCGGTGTAGACGATGTCTTGATCGACGTCTGTCGAATTGATCCGAGAAGCGACTTGCGCACGATAGCCATTCGCACTAAAGACGATCTCCATCACGTCGCCGCGGAGGAACTCCCCGGTTGTTTCGTAGCTGAACACTAACTCGCCGTCGTCGTAAACTTCGACATCGACGGTGGCGTTGTTGCTGTTCCCTGTAGAATATCTTCGGTACTCATAAGAGATATCGACCCGATCACCGCCTTCGCCGGTAAACGAGGCGATCGGCATCTGGCCGTTGTATTTTTGCACCGCGTGTTCGGGCAGTTGCACCATCAACCCAAACGACAACTCGTCGCTCAGGCTGAGGCCCGTAATCGCAGCCGCCTCGTTCGCACCGGTAGCTTGCGGAGCCAGCGGGTAAGTCGTGTCGGGTGAGACGCCGAAATACGGCGTCGCCACCAAGTACCGCGCGCCGGGGTTGGGGTCGAAGGTAAAAAGCCTAGTCGCAAAGCGGCCGTCCTCGCCCGACGGAGTGCCGCCCGATACCCCCAAGGGCGTCCAATCAAGCGTGGTGGCGACTTGGTAGCCGACCTCCCCGTTGTAGCTTTGTCCTCCGTACCCCGGCACGCCAACAGACGCCATTAAGCTGGCCGTCTGGTCACCTAGATTCGCGACCCACTGCTCAAGCACGTAACGCTCGGAGCCATCCAGCGGCTGGCCTGAGGGCGTTAGCCACCAGGCCCCTAAAGCATTGCTTTGTTCGCCGAGTGTGACCTCGTATACCGGGG encodes the following:
- a CDS encoding ComEC/Rec2 family competence protein, yielding MSRADDHSSPPTEWPRQRVAPWSPALLEQRRRAATPFGEPIVLVALAAVVGAAADRWAPMGVLAFVAAMAVWWGWLALWRRGRCWASGVTLLLCIALAGAAWAHTQWRFFAEDELARWARPASSPVCLEARLVSPAEHSPAPPTTALRAIPAGERTRLALQVVRLRDGVRWRPVSGAAVLTVNGVWSEGEPGDLVRVYGQLDRVRQAANPKQHDWAKSERGERRLCRLRCEAPECVAVIDGGGAWRTPADWPGSLRTAMGRVFDERLSGANSALARAMLLGDRNAVGEEQRDAFRRTGSLHVLVVSGLHVGLIAAGLLFAVRAGLAPRWAGVVGVMAIVAAYAAFTGGRPPALRAAALVEVACVAALVGRLPTGPASLAVAALAVLVGKPAALFEPGAQLSFLAAATLIGFGTVVAHRERRPKSPIRRLVESTRSPGERLLRGAGRWAGTLLLATCVVWVVSAPLLAHTFHLLSPVALPLSLVVFPMTAVSVSTGLVTALLGGLGLGSVRMGWLVSIPAWLCDYALGVLRVAVEAGAATPGSSFYTVGLGFTATVAWYALLALAVAAWRRPWGPNLTARAALAWVALVFAPSLIAALGPAGDLRCTFVAVGHGAATLVETPGGGALLCDAGSLGSPEATARTIAGVLWSRGVTRLDGVVLSHADVDHYNALPALLERFEVGAVYVSPMMFEDAVEARRGAGLRELRVAIERHGVSLHELQFGDRLRFGDTEGGATVVEVLHPDRLGVFGPDNANSLVLGVEHAGRRVLLPGDLEGEGLERLLSLEPYACDVLLAPHHGSPHSDPPGLAEWCRPKAVVISSGERSAADAGASYAMRGASVWRTLDRGAVFAELGRSGVRIESFHPAPTP
- a CDS encoding acyl-CoA desaturase produces the protein MSIDATPQSDPLTTDAGPATLTTPAPTRPPRGGAKPAPKSRRRTAMDTPMPPANSWAMWRRGLDWPTVIWIGMVHVFAIAAPFYFSWQGLAVCAILSVMTGSLGVCMGYHRLLTHKSFQTYKPIRWLLAFVGGLSGEGSALTWVANHRKHHAFSDKEGDPHSPRDGKWWSHMTWFMPNLGQKWHKELLNRYAADLMKDRMMVLLHKMFLPSHIVLGLALYAVGYWGQWMGLDGGWRSGLSMLLWGTGVRMVYVLHVTWMVNSATHLWGYRNYETSDDSKNLWWVGLLAFGEGWHNNHHAFQRVASQGHRWWEIDFTYWVILAMEKTGLAWNVVRLRDIPKGARPA
- a CDS encoding polyribonucleotide nucleotidyltransferase, producing MLERTRVEKQIGDKTIIMESGALAKQAAGCVTVQLGETVVLSAAATSDPRPGIDFFPLMCDYRERHAAAGKFPGGFLKREGRPTTKETLTARLIDRPIRPMFTEGFQDEVQIQNFVMASDRQNDGDVLAMNGASASLVISPMPFEGPLGSIRIGKVDGKLIPFPTADELEFSELDLIVSGTKDAILMIEGFAREMPEDEMTEALMEAHRFIGELCEMQNELAEKMGVEKAPYTPPESDGLLDKLAEKYHADLKAAKQTEGKQDRADAVKAIKTAALAEFIPDPDAEGAYTMGSFKTAFHDLEARVIRESILEGKRPDGRSGKDLRAIHCEVDLLPRVHGSALFQRGETQSLITIALGTGRDEQRVDGLLEEYSKRFMLDYNFPSFSVGECRPIRGPGRREIGHGMLAERSVGPVLPDHDDFPYTIRVISDILESNGSSSMASVCGATLGLMAAGVPISNPVAGISVGLVKEGDDWTLLTDILGDEDHFGDMDFKIAGTQNGITGIQLDLKIMGISEEIIRATLAQSREARIEILRSMLSAITRPRESTSDSAPRLVRTSINPEKIGLLIGPGGKTIRGIQEDCGVQIDVEEDGTITIAGPDEATVTQGLGRVEALTAKVQVGRVYQGKVTSVKDFGAFVEILPGKDGLCHISELSNDYVGSVGDICKVGDPMEVKVIAVDEQDRVKLSRRAAIADAEGGDEKKEETAEA
- the rpsO gene encoding 30S ribosomal protein S15 — translated: MPLKTEQTEQLVQEFGREATDTGSPEVQIALLTSRIIEMTEHMKVHSKDHSSRRGLLRMVSRRRRLLDYVKGKNPQLYIDLLKRLGIRK
- a CDS encoding HdeD family acid-resistance protein, whose protein sequence is MSDSTADAPQPFDPDQIAPAGRELLSLVAGLWWVPLLRGMMLIVLGGYALLTPGLTLVAFATVLGVFVLFDGVLAILAGAMGWVASRWWAIARGLLGVGAALFVLAHPALVGVVGVTTLVLLLAIQSIVAGVLEIVAAVRERNQIEGEWWLILGGVLSVVFGGILLSRPVLAGALLIQVLGAFAIVGGVALVVASLRLRSFGKRQQV